In Perca fluviatilis chromosome 18, GENO_Pfluv_1.0, whole genome shotgun sequence, one genomic interval encodes:
- the adgrf3b gene encoding adhesion G-protein coupled receptor F1, producing the protein MCFKVFLFLIGAVYINCQIISEDVYIAELMVESNVTLDALTVLGALKNITDLIVTVNVQLPYNATFTLQRTELIAECLIIGDNTQCNCSTGYIWSNQVCYNFNCCRESPCNQNVSNITPLCIAKVQVRINGSVIRPTPFTITDITTQLQNEFGRLNGFESLNVTNQSNTVVGFEAAVSVKFNTSTLQSIVTGLESKLQAVLWVDVVGMVTIESPSATVLYESDPVLKCTFEEASGSAGWNMSTQYQRFELNTGSVVKLDYTCVTQEYKSCVAVTLQKVTGLWSGTYECGFTTGSVRQTAKAQLNVALLPDVITLTIKPLTADCSVVPNPKTVAIQVKATIANSTESFVVWWTDSGGMEYNLNNQTNGGNLVYNFNADVSCHYTPQAQYINVTFQNTIGQTRSAQVNIPVIYVGSQFCKDDIIDQEIWPKTPGGATVIKRACEVGRVGYKSRTCQGTTWIPVTSYCVSEELNKVVDAADNFVKGLGATQDVAMVIFGGLKNSSIALLGSNSSNSMADIRASVDVLNAMSIGSKNVALQDNLFPDFIKAASNMLNKTWSGVNNSVVQNISSTYLQSVEDLVKNIKVNTSNGVKSSNLDLKFCSRSDCNISVFDISVNLNKTNGIMKTVAVKNLMDKLRNTFKTSEPTSLLISATIENNNDSSLGIRLQFPQKPLNPKTKPVCVFWDTKNSEWSTVGCTAKTSDGNGTVCECNHLTAFSVLMSKSNVSDPILDMITNVGLGVSICSLLIFLIVESLVWSAVVKTNLSHFRHTATVNIAMFLLLGDCSFLASASPQSLSETWCLVLTICKHLFFLAMFSWMLCMSVMLVHQLIFVFSPLRKRVFMFLSSIVGYVCPMLIVGSSYVYCKYTNTSYYDKDKCWLVYGGLLQGSTYAFFLPIGTVILTNLFSMVVVILTLLKSSAPEGSKADDKETVKSILKVVVFLTPVFGVTWVFGFGLLLLVEETTLFIIANYSFTILNSFQGLFLLITGVFAEQKVREEIFKIITGKSKGKTESTKNLNSTTYTKDK; encoded by the exons ATGTGTTTCAAGGTGTTTTTGTTTCTGATTGGAGCTGTGTACATCAACTGTCAG ATCATTTCAGAAG ATGTCTACATTGCTGAGCTGATGGTGGAAAGTAATGTCACACTGGATGCCCTGACCGTCCTGGGGGCTCTGAAGAACATAACTGACCTCATAGTGACCGTTAATGTTCAACTGCCCTATAATGCCACATTCACCCTTCAACGCACTGAACTAATAGCAG AGTGCCTGATTATTGGAGATAATACCCAATGTAACTGCAGTACCGGGTACATTTGGAGCAACCAAGTGTGCTACAATTTTAACTGTTGTCGTGAAAGTCCTTGCAACCAAAATGTGTCCAACATCACACCACTTTGCATTGCCAAAGTCCAAG TTCGCATTAATGGATCAGTCATCAGACCCACCCCATTTACAATAACTGACATAACTACACAG cttcAAAACGAATTTGGAAGACTGAATGGCTTTGAGTCCCTGAATGTAACCAATCAGAG CAACACGGTTGTTGGCTTTGAGGCAGCTGTCAGCGTCAAATTTAACACTTCTACACTTCAAAGCATTGTGACTGGCCTGGAATCTAAGCTTCAAGCTGTACTTTGGGTCGACGTTGTAG GAATGGTCACCATAGAGTCCCCAAGTGCTACAGTGTTGTACGAGTCTGACCCAGTACTGAAATGCACATTTGAGGAGGCGTCAGGGAGTGCTGGCTGGAACATGAGCACGCAGTATCAGCGCTTTGAGCTCAACACAGGCAGTGTGGTGAAACTGGACTACACCTGTGTCACACAGGAATACAAGTCTTGTGTTGCAGTTACACTCCAGAAGGTGACAGGCCTCTGGTCAG GCACGTACGAGTGTGGATTCACCACTGGGTCAGTCAGGCAGACAGCCAAGGCACAACTAAATGTGGCACTCCTGCCTGATGTGATCACCTTGACAATCAAACCTCTTACTGCAGACTGTTCAGTAGTGCCGAACCCAAAGACTGTAGCTATACAGGTCAAAGCCACCATCGCAAACAGCACAGAGAGCTTTGTCGTTTGGTGGACTGACAGTGGTGGAATGGAATACAATCTAAATAACCAAA CTAATGGAGGTAACCTGGTCTATAATTTTAACGCTGATGTCAGTTGCCATTATACTCCCCAAGCACAATACATAAATGTCACTTTTCAGAACACAATAGGACAAACAAGAAGTGCACAAGTGAATATCCCAGTAATTTATG TGGGTTCACAGTTTTGCAAGGACGATATAATAGATCAAGAGATTTGGCCAAAAACCCCAGGAGGTGCCACAGTGATTAAACGAGCATGTGAAGTGGGCAGGGTTGGCTATAAGTCGCGTACTTGTCAAGGCACTACCTGGATACCGGTGACCTCCTACTGCGTCAGTGAAGAGCTGAACAAAGTTGTAGATGCTGCAGAC aACTTCGTGAAGGGACTAGGGGCTACCCAGGACGTGGCTATGGTTATATTTGGAGGACTTAAGAACAGCTCTATTGCTCTATTGGGTTCTAATTCCAGTAACTCTATGGCCGACATTAGAGCTTCCGTCGATGTTCTTAATGCGATGTCCATTGGATCAAAAAATGTTGCCTTGCAAGATAATCTCTTTCCT GATTTTATTAAGGCAGCAAGCAATATGTTGAACAAGACCTGGAGTGGAGTCAACAATTCTGTTGTTCAGAACATCTCATCGACCTACCTTCAGTCTGTGGAGGATCTGGTGAAGAATATCAAGGTCAACACGAGCAATGGAGTGAAGAGTTCTAATTTAGACCTCAAATTCTGCTCTAGGAGTGACTgtaatatttctgtttttgacATTAGCGTGAATCTGAACAAGACCAACGGAATAATGAAAACTGTTGCTGTGAAAAATCTAATGGATAAATTAAGAAACACCTTCAAAACATCAGAGCCAACAAGCCTCTTAATATCGGCCACAATTGAGAACAACAACGATTCGTCTTTAGGAATTCGACTGCAGTTCCCCCAGAAGCCGCTGAATCCCAAAACTAAACCTGTCTGTGTCTTCTGGGACACCAAAAACAGCGAGTGGTCAACTGTTGGATGCACTGCCAAAACTAGTGATGGTAACGGCACAGTCTGCGAATGCAACCACCTGACTGCGTTCTCTGTCCTCATGTCCAAGAGCAATGTATCTGATCCAATCCTAGATATGATTACCAATGTGGGCTTGGGTGTGTCCATCTGCTCCTTGCTGATCTTCCTCATCGTTGAGTCTCTAGTGTGGTCGGCTGTGGTCAAGACCAACCTTTCCCATTTCCGTCACACAGCCACAGTGAACATTGCCATGTTCCTCTTGCTCGGTGACTGCAGTTTCTTGGCTTCCGCCTCTCCTCAGAGTCTCAGCGAAACCTGGTGCCTAGTTTTGACAATATGCAAGCACCTGTTTTTCTTGGCCATGTTCAGCTGGATGCTGTGCATGAGCGTCATGCTCGTCCACCAGCTCATCTTCGTCTTCAGCCCGCTGAGGAAAAGAGTCTTCATGTTCCTCTCCAGCATCGTGGGCTATGTTTGCCCAATGTTAATAGTGGGATCCAGCTATGTGTATTGCAAATACACCAACACGTCCTACTATGATAAGGATAAATGCTGGCTAGTTTATGGGGGACTTTTGCAGGGTTCCACGTATGCTTTCTTCCTACCTATTGGAACTGTTATTTTGACAAATCTCTTTTCCATGGTGGTCGTCATTCTTACGCTCTTAAAGTCCTCGGCCCCTGAGGGCAGCAAGGCAGATGACAAGGAGACAGTCAAAAGCATCCTTAAAGTGGTGGTCTTTCTAACGCCTGTCTTTGGAGTAACATGGGTTTTTGGCTTCGGTCTCCTCCTACTGGTTGAGGAGACTACCCTGTTTATTATTGCTAACTACAGTTTTACCATCCTCAATTCCTTCCAG GGCCTTTTCCTTTTGATAACAGGGGTTTTTGCAGAGCAGAAG GTTCGCGAGGAAATATTTAAGATCATAACG GGAAAATCAAAAGGAAAAACTGAGAGCACTAAGAATTTGAATTCAACCACATACACAAAAGACAAATGA